In a genomic window of Penaeus chinensis breed Huanghai No. 1 chromosome 30, ASM1920278v2, whole genome shotgun sequence:
- the LOC125041553 gene encoding venom peptide 1-like, producing MKLTVLFGVTMALYGLGSARAMPDPYPVADPYPVADPDPVADPDPVADPYAVADPYPVALGVPSEPENPYLDDCTCFYCCLINFGR from the exons ATGAAGCTG ACTGTCCTCTTTGGCGTGACTATGGCCCTGTATGGCCTTGGGTCAGCTCGTGCCATGCCCGACCCTTATCCCGTGGCCGACCCTTATCCCGTCGCCGACCCTGATCCCGTCGCCGACCCTGATCCCGTCGCCGACCCTTATGCCGTGGCTGACCCTTATCCCGTGGCTTTAGGTGTGCCTTCTGAGCCTGAGAATCCATACTTGGACGACTGTACATGTTTTTATTGTTGCCTTATAAACTTTGGAAGGTAA